From the Sphingobium sp. RAC03 genome, the window CGCTGTCGATCACCGCGGCATCCGGCGAGAAGCTGGCGAACCAGGGCATCACCAATGTCGCGGATCTGGTAAAGATCGTGCCCGGCTTCAACTATACCGAGAGCGCGTTCGCAACGCCAGTCTACACATTGCGGGGTATCGGCTTTTACGACACCAGCCTGGCCGCCAAGCCGACGGTCAGCATCTATCAGGATCAGGTGCCGATCCCCTTTTCCATCATGACGCGCGGCGCGACGCTCGATCTGGAGCGCGTGGAAGTGCTGAAAGGGCCGCAGGGCACGCTGTTCGGATCGAACGCGACGGGCGGTGCAATCAACTATATCGCCGCCAAGCCGACATCGACCTTCAAAGCCGGTCTTGACGCGGGTCTGGACAGTTTCGGACAGGTGTCGGGTGGCGGCTTCATCAGCGGGCCGATCAGCGATACGCTGTCCGCACGCGTGGCGGTGCGGACCGAGCAGGGCGGGGCATGGCAACGCAGCTACACGCGCGATGAAAAGCTCGGTGATCGCAACTTCACCACGGGCCGCATCCTGATCGACTTCGAGCCGTCCGACAGCGCACGCTTTTCGCTCAACCTCAACGGTTTCATCGACAAGAGCGATGGGCAGGCTGCGCAACTGATCGGCGTGGTGCCGCTGGGCAATCCCGCGCGGCTGGGGCCTCTGGCCACCTATCCTATCGCGCCGCGTAACAATCGTGATGCCGACTGGACGCCGGAACAAAAGCCCCAGCGTGACGACTGGTTCTATCAGGCCTCGTTTCGGGGGGATATCGATCTGACCGACGATGTGAGCCTGACCTCGATCAGCAGCTGGTCGGAATATCATAATGACCAGGATATCGACCCGGACGGCGTCGCCCTGCGTGACTATTTCTACAACACCACCGGAAAGATCACGGCACTGTCTCAGGAATTGCGTCTGCAAGGGCGGACTGGCGGCCTGACCTATATTCTGGGTGCCAATTATGCGCGCGAAAAAACCTATCAGCAGGATGATGCCGGTCCCTATGACCAATCGACATCGGCCTATAATTTCGTCGACGCCGGCCTTGGCATCCCCTTTTTCGTCTACAGCCAATATGCGCGCCAGAAATTCGTGAACAAGGCGGTGTTCGCCAATCTGGACTATGACATCAGTGACAGCATCACCCTGCATGGCGGGGTGCGTTATACCAAGACCAATATCGATTTTGCCGGTTGCACGGCCGATCGCGGCAATGCGTTGGGGCTGGGGATCGAAAATCTGATCAACTTCATTCGCGGCGGCGCAGGGCTGGCGCCCATCGATATTCCCACCAATGGCTGCGTCACGATCGACGGATCGACGCTGACCGTGGGCGAGGTGCGCAAGTCGCTGGACGAGGATAATATATCCTGGCGTGGGGGTGTCGATTACAAGCCGAGCAGGGACGTGCTGCTCTACGCTTCCGTCAGCAAAGGCTACAAGTCGGGTAGCTTTCCGCTGCTGTCGGCCAGCGATGCCAACCAGTTCAATCCCGTCACGCAGGAATCCGTGACCGCTTATGAACTCGGCGCGAAACTGACCTTGCTGGAGAACACCGCCCAGATCAACGGCGCACTCTTCTATTACGACTATAGCGACAAGCAGTTGAAGGGCCGCGTGATCGCTAATCCCAATGTGTTCGGCCCGCTCGAAGCGTTGGTGAACGTCCCGAAAAGCCGTGTAAAGGGCGCGGAAATTCAACTCGACCTCGCGCCGACCGATGGCCTGCGCGTCAGTATTGGCGCGACCTATCTCGACACGCGGATCAAGGGCAGTTTCGTCAACTATGACAGCTATGGCAGCCAGCTGGATTTTGGCGGATCGGCCTTTCCCTACACGCCCAAATTTCAGATCGTGACCGATGCCCAATATGACTGGGCGCTCAGCGACAACGTCGAGGCTTTCGTCGGTGCCAATCTGAATTTCCAGAGCGATACCAAGGCTGTGCTGGGCAATGCCCGCGCCACGCCATCGGCGGACCTAAGCGCGCAGGGTGGCCTGACGATCGAGGATTATACGCTGATCGATCTGCGCGCTGGCCTGTCCTTTGCCGACAAGCGCTACAAGATCAGCGCCTTCGTGCGGAATCTGGGCAACAGCTACTACTGGTCCAACGCCACGCGGATCACGGACACGACGGTCCGTTTTGCCGGACGACCACGCACGTTCGGCGCGACCCTGTCGGCGCGCTTCTGACCCGCTCCCCCCTGGGCCGCGCCCTGAAAGGCGGGCGCGGCTCTTTCTTTTCGATCCCCGGAGACATGTTCCATGACTGCACCCGTTTCGATCGCCGCTGGATTACATGGTGACGCCGGTTTCGAGGTCCGCCTTCCACAGCAAAAAATGTTGATCGGGCGATCATGGGAAGCGGCCGCGGACGGCCGCGTCATCGATGTAGAAGATCCGGCTATCGGCAAGGTGTTCGCCGCTGTTCCCGCAGGAACGGCCGCCGATGTTGATCGCGCGGTCACGGCAGCGCGGGCCGCGTTCGAATCAGCGGCCTGGAGCCGGATGCGCCCGCTGGATCGCGGCCGGATCATCGAGGCGATCGCGCGCAAGATCGAGGATCATGCACAGGAACTGGCGCTGCTTGAAAGCTATGACAATGGCAAGGCGGTGCATCATGCGCTGGCGGTGGACGTTCCCGCCGCCGTCGATATCTTTCGCTACATGGCGGGCTGGGCATCCAAGATTTATGGGCAGGTGAACCCGATTTCCGGCGATGGCCGCCAATATCACAGTTACTCGGTGCGCGAACCGATCGGTGTTGTCGGCCAAATCGTGCCGTGGAATTATCCGCTGGCGATGGCGGCCTGGAAGATCGCATCTGCACTGGCAGCGGGCTGTACCATCGTGCTGAAGCCGTCCGAAGTCACGCCACTGACCGCGCTGCGCCTCGCGGAACTGGCGCTGGAGGCGGGGCTGCCCGAAGGGGTGTTGAACATCGTCACCGGCTATGGGCATGAGGCTGGGCAGGCGCTGGTCGAGCATCCCGGCATCGACAAGATCGCCTTCACGGGATCGACCCGCGTCGGCAAGCAGATCGTCCAGACCTGTGCGAAAGACCTCAAGCGGGTCACGCTGGAACTCGGCGGCAAGTCGCCCTCGCTCATCTTCGCCGATGCCGATCTCGACAAGGCGGCGATCGGCGCGGCGCTCGCCATTTTCTTCAATTCGGGACAGGTTTGCTTGGCCGCCTCGCGCCTCTATGTCGAACGGTCGGTGTTCGACAAGGTGGTCGATGGCATCGCGCAGGTCGCTAAGAGCTTCAAACTTGGCCATGGGCGCGATCCTGACACTATGCTCGGACCGCTGGTGTCGAAAGTGCAGCAGGGGCGTGTGCTGGACTTTATCGCGCAAGGCAAGGCGACCGGCGCGGACCTTGTCACAGGTGGCGGGACCGGGGACCGGGACGGCTATTTCGTCGAGCCGACGATCTTCGCCAATCCCGATGCTGATGCCAGCATCGTGCGGGAGGAGATTTTTGGCCCGGTGCTGGTTGCGACCCCCTTCGACGATATCGATGACGTGGTCAGGCAAGCCAATGACTCCCGCTATGGCCTGGCTGCCAATATCTGGACCCGCGACCTGTCCCGCGCCCATCTGACCGCACGACGGCTTCAGGCCGGTACGGTCTGGATCAATACGCACGGGATGAACGATCCCTCCGCCCCCTTTGGCGGCGTCAAGGAATCAGGCTGGGGCCGGGAGGTTGGTGAAGAAGGCGTCCTCCATTATACAGAGACAAAGACCGTGACCGCTCTTTTAGCCGATTGAAGCCGCCGCCGGGAATGATGGTTGTGGCGGGACAAGGATGTTCGTTTTGAGCGTGATCGTCGTGACGACCCGTGACGGGCAAGAACGTAGATTGTATGCCCATTTGGGCATCAGCATCATGGAAATCATCCGCGATGCCGGCGTTGATGAACTCATGGCACTGTGCGGAACCTCGGCGGGTGCTGTCAGTCTGGTTTTCCAACTAGCTGTCTGAGACCTGCCATTCCGGGACCGTCCAGTTTCTGTCATCGTCAAATGGTCGGTTGGGTAAGTTCTGGACGTCGGTTCCTGACAAGACCTGCGGTTCCGCATGGCGCTCACGAACGGCCGAATGTCGAAGGGTTTCGCGTGCTGGCAGGCGTACGAAATTCTTACAAGTACGACCCGCGGGGCTTCAAGCACTGGGCTATGGGGATTTCGGATTGGTGCCGTTAGGCGCACTGGCGCTATTGCTCGTCAGGTATGATCCGCGCAAACTAGGCGGACTATCTTTCGCCCGGTTCAAACGGTTTAGTCGGCGACAGTGCTGGAGGTCCTTTCGCGTTTCAATACCACTCAACCGAGCTTGAGGCTCGTACGATGAGATCCGCCAACCACCTCCTTGGACGGGTAATCAGTGCGGGATTTCGCGAAAAGGCGATGGCGATTTCGTCAGGCTGTTTTCCATTTCAATCCTATCACTGCCATCGCGGCACCTATTGTCAGATGACCGAACCAGGCGATCGCGCCATTAGCTGCCCCTAGTCCGGCCATGTCGGTCGCCAGCGCGACAAGTAGGACAGCGCCACCCGCCCCGCGAAGCCACGGCTGTGCCTGGCGCGACAGTGTGCGGCCCAGCATATCCTTCTGATGTCGCGCCATCGCGGCGCAGAGGCATCCGAACCCCAGGATGGACGCGCAAATCGCCAAAATATGGATCATGCTGTGATCAGTTCCTTTCTGTTCGGACGGTTTCTGTGCATCGTTTTAGGCTTAGCTCGTGCCGCCTTGCGCGCTGCCCAGCCCAAGGCGCAGGCCAGCGCTACCATCGCCATGTCGAAGGCGACGAACAGCCAGTCGCCAGTCATGAGGCCAGTTAGCATGTTACGCGGGACAGTCAGGGCGTTTACAATTGGCACGGCCACGAACAGGGCGGCGGCGCATGACAGGCTTTCGACCCATGCGCGCCGCTGCGGCCGGACGCAGGCCCAGAAGAGGACGCCCGCCCATGCCAGAAACAGGCTGTTGATTTCCTATTCCGCGCGATCGGACATGGCGATGGGCAGCAGCCGATTGGCCAGGAAGTAGGTCGCCAGTCCTGCCGGAAGGCCGACGATCGCCGCGATATTGAGTCGCTCCACCAGACGGAATCCGAAATGGGGCTGCATCGGATCAGGCAACTTCGCGCGGCGCTTCACGGTCCATAACACCAGCCCGCTGCCGACCATGATCGTGCCGCCGATGCCGGAGAGGAAATAGAGCCAGCGCAAGCCCCAGTTGGCAAAGCGTCCGGCATGCAGGCCCACCATGACGCTCTGCGTCGCGAGTGCGCCGCCCTCCTGCGCGTGCCGATCCAGCAGCTTGCCGCTCGGCCCGGCGAAGACGATGCTCTCACCGCGCGCACCGATTGCGGTGGTGGCCGAACGACGCAGCGTGATGGTGGCTGTGCTGTCGCCGGGGTTGGTAACTTGTATTGATCCCACCCCCGCGCCGCCCCATGTCCGGCTCGCGATCGCCATCAACGGGCTGACGTAGACCAACGGGGCGGCCACGCCGCTGCGCGGAACGCCCGCCCGGCCGGGGAAAAGTTCCTCGAAGAACCTCTCGGTGGACGCATAGTTCGCCATGACGCCCCAGGGCATATATTGGGTCGCCAGCGTGACCAGTCCGGTATAGGTGATCATCAGATAGAAGGGCAGGGCGAATACTGCCGTGACATTATGCGCGTCAGCCAGCTTCGTTGCCCCTTGCCGAAACGCAGCATGAAGAAATCGGCGAAGATTTTTTTGTGCGTGACGATCCCGGACAGGATCGCGACGAGCATGAACATCGCCGCCACGCCGACGAGGTAGCGCGCCCATATGACCGGCATGTAGTGCAGGTCGAAATGGAAGCGATAGAGGAAGAAGCCACCGCGCGTTTCGCGAACCGTGACGGGATGTCCGCCGCCATCGAGCGTCGCGCTGGTGTCTCCTCGCTTGCGCCGGGTTGGCGGCTTGCCCGCCACCTTTTTGGGTTGCCAGAATATCTCGGTGGCCGGGTTGCGCGCGGAAGGAGGCGTGATGAACCAGCTTTCTGCGTCCGGTTGCCTAGCCTGAAGGTAATCGATGGCGGCCTGTGTGGCGTTGGCAGGATCGGCATTGGCCACCAGTTCCGGCCGCATCCAGCGGCTGATTTCCTGTTGGAAATAGGCGGCTGTGCCGGTCAGGAACATTGCGAACAACAGCCAGCCGAACATCAGGCCGGTCCATGTATGGAGCCAGGCCATCGACTGCCGGAAACTCTCCTTCACAGTCGTCCTCCAGTCAGTATCGAGATATACAGGGCAGCGCCCAGCAAAAGCAGCGCGCTGCCCAGGCCCATGCAGACGCGCAGCATCGATTTGGCCCAGAAGATGGCGACGATAATGCCCGCATAGATGGCGAACGAGGCGAGCGTTGCGGCGATGCTCGCCTCGGCGTGGCGCATCGGCAGCAGGCGGGCCAGGCAGGCGACGGCCAGCGCGGTGACGACATAGCCGCCGATGATCGCGGCGATTGCACGGACCAGCACATGCAAACGCTGACGTCTGGTGCCCGTTCGGGTTGGTGGAACCTTCACGGGGTCAGAAATGCCGCTGAAGCGAAACCATGAAGGTTCGCGGTTCGCCCGGTGTCGTGCGGGTCAGGGAAGCGGTGGGGAAATAGCGTTCGTTGAAGATATTGCGGATATTCGCCTGCACCGACCAGTCGTCGAATCTGTAGAAGATGGATCCATCAACCAGCACATAGCCGTCGAGCAGGAAGGGCTGCAACGCGCCCGCGACCGCCGACGCCGTGCTGGCCGCGCGGTTGCTTTCATGATGGAACCCGGCCCCCGCACCCAGATTGGCGAGCGGTCCCGACGGGATCGTATAGCGTGCCCACAGATCGACGATATGGCGGGGCACGCTGCCGAGGCGCGAACCGACGCGCAGGCGGTTGTCGGCAGTCACCTTGGCGTCGAGATAGGTATAGGCCGCCGTCAGTTCGATGCCGCTACCGGGACGCCATGCCATTTCCGCCTCGATGCCGCGCGTGCGCTGTTCGCCCGTCAGCACATAGACATTGGGCAGCACGGCGTCGGCCGTGGCGACATTGGCGCGGGTCAGAGAGAACAGCGTCATCATCCCGGTCAGCCGACCATCGGATCGGGCGATCTTCACACCGCCCTCGTAATTGATGCCGCGTTCGGGCGGCAAAACCTTCTGGTCAACGTCGCGGTAGCTGAATTGCGGCGTGAAGGATTTGGAATAGTTGACATAGAGCGACGCCCATTCATTAAGGGCAAGCGTGGCCCCGGCCCGCGGGCTGAACGCTGTGGCTTTGGTCTTGGGACTTGCCACGCCGCCGCTCAGGTTGATCGCCGAGGCATCGTCCCATCGCCCGCCGACTGTCACCGTCAGAACATCGCCCAGCTTGATATGGTCCTGGA encodes:
- a CDS encoding TonB-dependent receptor, translating into MTKRFITLAATVSAVALHAQAWGQTDAAPQATSSGLGDIVVTAQKREQAINDVPLSITAASGEKLANQGITNVADLVKIVPGFNYTESAFATPVYTLRGIGFYDTSLAAKPTVSIYQDQVPIPFSIMTRGATLDLERVEVLKGPQGTLFGSNATGGAINYIAAKPTSTFKAGLDAGLDSFGQVSGGGFISGPISDTLSARVAVRTEQGGAWQRSYTRDEKLGDRNFTTGRILIDFEPSDSARFSLNLNGFIDKSDGQAAQLIGVVPLGNPARLGPLATYPIAPRNNRDADWTPEQKPQRDDWFYQASFRGDIDLTDDVSLTSISSWSEYHNDQDIDPDGVALRDYFYNTTGKITALSQELRLQGRTGGLTYILGANYAREKTYQQDDAGPYDQSTSAYNFVDAGLGIPFFVYSQYARQKFVNKAVFANLDYDISDSITLHGGVRYTKTNIDFAGCTADRGNALGLGIENLINFIRGGAGLAPIDIPTNGCVTIDGSTLTVGEVRKSLDEDNISWRGGVDYKPSRDVLLYASVSKGYKSGSFPLLSASDANQFNPVTQESVTAYELGAKLTLLENTAQINGALFYYDYSDKQLKGRVIANPNVFGPLEALVNVPKSRVKGAEIQLDLAPTDGLRVSIGATYLDTRIKGSFVNYDSYGSQLDFGGSAFPYTPKFQIVTDAQYDWALSDNVEAFVGANLNFQSDTKAVLGNARATPSADLSAQGGLTIEDYTLIDLRAGLSFADKRYKISAFVRNLGNSYYWSNATRITDTTVRFAGRPRTFGATLSARF
- a CDS encoding aldehyde dehydrogenase family protein: MTAPVSIAAGLHGDAGFEVRLPQQKMLIGRSWEAAADGRVIDVEDPAIGKVFAAVPAGTAADVDRAVTAARAAFESAAWSRMRPLDRGRIIEAIARKIEDHAQELALLESYDNGKAVHHALAVDVPAAVDIFRYMAGWASKIYGQVNPISGDGRQYHSYSVREPIGVVGQIVPWNYPLAMAAWKIASALAAGCTIVLKPSEVTPLTALRLAELALEAGLPEGVLNIVTGYGHEAGQALVEHPGIDKIAFTGSTRVGKQIVQTCAKDLKRVTLELGGKSPSLIFADADLDKAAIGAALAIFFNSGQVCLAASRLYVERSVFDKVVDGIAQVAKSFKLGHGRDPDTMLGPLVSKVQQGRVLDFIAQGKATGADLVTGGGTGDRDGYFVEPTIFANPDADASIVREEIFGPVLVATPFDDIDDVVRQANDSRYGLAANIWTRDLSRAHLTARRLQAGTVWINTHGMNDPSAPFGGVKESGWGREVGEEGVLHYTETKTVTALLAD
- a CDS encoding DUF3325 domain-containing protein, whose protein sequence is MIHILAICASILGFGCLCAAMARHQKDMLGRTLSRQAQPWLRGAGGAVLLVALATDMAGLGAANGAIAWFGHLTIGAAMAVIGLKWKTA